The Carcharodon carcharias isolate sCarCar2 chromosome 15, sCarCar2.pri, whole genome shotgun sequence genome includes a window with the following:
- the LOC121287768 gene encoding uncharacterized protein LOC121287768 isoform X2: MSHSDYLQFLRDQNKHLLQKLRVERLRAPWSVLLPPESGSGLCPTDLSSAQNRRAADSRGNGYDNRFEEDANLLKNPNLKDQADSELPGQEMCDDGSQQPSEVVVTESQKKREASRAALYSPSVCRARKQGWMLGAGDGADMELLNWLPGGEAGTIPKVERNCFSSIRLLPKVSLTPVETLNKLKPERRLRSIPCNLLTDGHVTKTFNCSTPFTKPPLAPRLTRDPEPPIPRQSSTGGTSYKGNSPSHHSRFLQTLCENAKPRSKLEPPLYVDRLLDEGNDRHREQFIRDTRKPKSILLGSRDKVAKADDVGYVTFLSPKEESSLRAEVQAMRPFLGYDWIAGLIDVDSPMSEKSEQYFMELQDFRRVNKEECVHQEYMETEELNVQAADQEKLDYNRHIHQCTHSYRVNSRLFAVPLEPAAVCPICKTPKSKRPHTMEEPAYVRVSIPRSTLLPPHKYKPHRRKSFDPTDSLSLPSHCLLGWESTMPSNTPVANTLDLRSTVEPKKPSSPFDLNLSNLSAAASRVAGGTRSDELLNLSRLTGYQFQRLRLDRPNSTSYPVY, translated from the exons ATGTCACATTCTGACTATCTGCAGTTCCTTCGAGATCAGAACAAACATTTACTGCAGAAACTGAGGGTGGAACGGCTCAGGGCTCCATGGAGTGTACTCCTGCCCCCTGAGAGTGGCAGTGGGCTCTGTCCAACTGACCTCAGCTCAGCACAGAACAGACGTGCTGCAGACTCCCGAGGAAACGGCTATGATAACAGGTTTGAG GAAGATGCCAACTTACTGAAGAACCCCAATTTGAAGGACCAGGCTGATTCAGAACTGCCAGGGCAAGAGATGTGTGATGATGGATCACAGCAGCCCAGTGAAGTGGTTGTGACTGAATcccaaaagaaaagggaagcctCTCGAGCTGCACTTTACAGTCCCTCGGTGTGCAGAGCCAGGAAGCAAGGCTGGATGCTTGGTGCAGGGGATGGAGCAGACATGGAGCTGCTTAACTGGCTCCCTGGCGGTGAGGCTGGAACGATTCCCAAAGTAGAACGGAACTGTTTTTCATCAATAAGACTTCTGCCGAAAGTGAGCCTCACCCCAGTGGAGACACTGAACAAACTAAAGCCGGAGCGCAGACTCAGAAGCATCCCCTGCAACTTGCTGACTGATGGTCATGTTACAAAAACTTTTAATTGTTCAACTCCTTTTACCAAGCCCCCCTTGGCCCCAAGGTTAACAAGAGACCCTGAGCCTCCCATTCCAAGACAGTCAAGCACAGGTGGAACCAGCTACAAGGGAAACAGCCCCAGTCATCATTCCCGGTTCTTGCAGACCCTCTGTGAGAACGCAAAGCCAAGGTCAAAGCTGGAGCCGCCACTGTATGTGGACCGGCTGTTGGATGAGGGCAATGATCGACACAGAGAGCAGTTTATCAGAGATACCCGGAAGCCAAAATCAATTCTCTTAGGATCTCGTGATAAGGTGGCAAAG GCGGACGATGTGGGTTATGTCACATTCCTGTCTCCGAAAGAGGAGTCCAGCCTCAGAGCAGAGGTTCAGGCAATGCGACCCTTCCTGGGCTACGATTGGATAGCAG GTCTGATAGACGTTGATTCACCAATGTCAGAAAAATCCGAGCAGTATTTTATGGAACTGCAGGACTTCCGACGGGTGAATAAGGAAGAATGTGTGCACCAGGAGTACATGGA GACAGAGGAACTCAATGTTCAGGCCGCAGATCAGGAGAAGCTCGACTACAACCGTCACATCCACCAGT GCACTCACTCTTACCGTGTTAATAGTCGCCTGTTTGCAGTCCCACTGGAACCAGCGGCAGTCTGTCCCATTTGTAAAACTCCTAAATCGAAGCGACCACACACTATGGAAGAGCCTGCTTATGTTCG CGTCAGCATACCCAGATCAACCCTGCTCCCTCCGCATAAATACAAGCCACATCGTAGGAAGAGCTTTGATCCCACTGACAGTCTGTCACTCCCTTCG CATTGTCTTTTGGGCTGGGAGAGTACCATGCCATCCAACACTCCTGTTGCAAACACCCTGGACTTGCGGAGCACAGTGGAACCCAAAAAACCTTCCTCACCATTTGACCTTAACCTCTCCAACCTG AGTGCTGCTGCATCTCGTGTGGCTGGAGGGACCAGGTCAGATGAGCTGCTAAACCTTTCACGTTTGACAGGCTACCAGTTTCAGAGACTGAGATTGGACAGACCTAATTCAACATCCTACCCTGTCTATTAG
- the LOC121287768 gene encoding uncharacterized protein LOC121287768 isoform X1, whose amino-acid sequence MSHSDYLQFLRDQNKHLLQKLRVERLRAPWSVLLPPESGSGLCPTDLSSAQNRRAADSRGNGYDNRFEQEDANLLKNPNLKDQADSELPGQEMCDDGSQQPSEVVVTESQKKREASRAALYSPSVCRARKQGWMLGAGDGADMELLNWLPGGEAGTIPKVERNCFSSIRLLPKVSLTPVETLNKLKPERRLRSIPCNLLTDGHVTKTFNCSTPFTKPPLAPRLTRDPEPPIPRQSSTGGTSYKGNSPSHHSRFLQTLCENAKPRSKLEPPLYVDRLLDEGNDRHREQFIRDTRKPKSILLGSRDKVAKADDVGYVTFLSPKEESSLRAEVQAMRPFLGYDWIAGLIDVDSPMSEKSEQYFMELQDFRRVNKEECVHQEYMETEELNVQAADQEKLDYNRHIHQCTHSYRVNSRLFAVPLEPAAVCPICKTPKSKRPHTMEEPAYVRVSIPRSTLLPPHKYKPHRRKSFDPTDSLSLPSHCLLGWESTMPSNTPVANTLDLRSTVEPKKPSSPFDLNLSNLSAAASRVAGGTRSDELLNLSRLTGYQFQRLRLDRPNSTSYPVY is encoded by the exons ATGTCACATTCTGACTATCTGCAGTTCCTTCGAGATCAGAACAAACATTTACTGCAGAAACTGAGGGTGGAACGGCTCAGGGCTCCATGGAGTGTACTCCTGCCCCCTGAGAGTGGCAGTGGGCTCTGTCCAACTGACCTCAGCTCAGCACAGAACAGACGTGCTGCAGACTCCCGAGGAAACGGCTATGATAACAGGTTTGAG CAGGAAGATGCCAACTTACTGAAGAACCCCAATTTGAAGGACCAGGCTGATTCAGAACTGCCAGGGCAAGAGATGTGTGATGATGGATCACAGCAGCCCAGTGAAGTGGTTGTGACTGAATcccaaaagaaaagggaagcctCTCGAGCTGCACTTTACAGTCCCTCGGTGTGCAGAGCCAGGAAGCAAGGCTGGATGCTTGGTGCAGGGGATGGAGCAGACATGGAGCTGCTTAACTGGCTCCCTGGCGGTGAGGCTGGAACGATTCCCAAAGTAGAACGGAACTGTTTTTCATCAATAAGACTTCTGCCGAAAGTGAGCCTCACCCCAGTGGAGACACTGAACAAACTAAAGCCGGAGCGCAGACTCAGAAGCATCCCCTGCAACTTGCTGACTGATGGTCATGTTACAAAAACTTTTAATTGTTCAACTCCTTTTACCAAGCCCCCCTTGGCCCCAAGGTTAACAAGAGACCCTGAGCCTCCCATTCCAAGACAGTCAAGCACAGGTGGAACCAGCTACAAGGGAAACAGCCCCAGTCATCATTCCCGGTTCTTGCAGACCCTCTGTGAGAACGCAAAGCCAAGGTCAAAGCTGGAGCCGCCACTGTATGTGGACCGGCTGTTGGATGAGGGCAATGATCGACACAGAGAGCAGTTTATCAGAGATACCCGGAAGCCAAAATCAATTCTCTTAGGATCTCGTGATAAGGTGGCAAAG GCGGACGATGTGGGTTATGTCACATTCCTGTCTCCGAAAGAGGAGTCCAGCCTCAGAGCAGAGGTTCAGGCAATGCGACCCTTCCTGGGCTACGATTGGATAGCAG GTCTGATAGACGTTGATTCACCAATGTCAGAAAAATCCGAGCAGTATTTTATGGAACTGCAGGACTTCCGACGGGTGAATAAGGAAGAATGTGTGCACCAGGAGTACATGGA GACAGAGGAACTCAATGTTCAGGCCGCAGATCAGGAGAAGCTCGACTACAACCGTCACATCCACCAGT GCACTCACTCTTACCGTGTTAATAGTCGCCTGTTTGCAGTCCCACTGGAACCAGCGGCAGTCTGTCCCATTTGTAAAACTCCTAAATCGAAGCGACCACACACTATGGAAGAGCCTGCTTATGTTCG CGTCAGCATACCCAGATCAACCCTGCTCCCTCCGCATAAATACAAGCCACATCGTAGGAAGAGCTTTGATCCCACTGACAGTCTGTCACTCCCTTCG CATTGTCTTTTGGGCTGGGAGAGTACCATGCCATCCAACACTCCTGTTGCAAACACCCTGGACTTGCGGAGCACAGTGGAACCCAAAAAACCTTCCTCACCATTTGACCTTAACCTCTCCAACCTG AGTGCTGCTGCATCTCGTGTGGCTGGAGGGACCAGGTCAGATGAGCTGCTAAACCTTTCACGTTTGACAGGCTACCAGTTTCAGAGACTGAGATTGGACAGACCTAATTCAACATCCTACCCTGTCTATTAG
- the LOC121288449 gene encoding thrombospondin type-1 domain-containing protein 8-like: MEASWRLLLLVLATVVGGAGQEWEVGPGPGQRGVPVFQWNEWEPWVCMCDIGKQGRIRYFVVSSETAKRNVDLEEFWQVKPCALADCKFCQTTECPVPEVGETAASRFGRRPPRPAAGSLRIADTKPAQANSYDSLPVIDDVG, from the exons ATGGAGGCGAGCTGGCGGCTGCTCCTATTGGTGCTGGCGACGGTGGTGGGCGGGGCCGGCCAGGAGTGGGAGGTGGGACCTGGACCCGGGCAAAGAG GTGTTCCGGTTTTCCAGTGGAACGAGTGGGAgccctgggtgtgtatgtgtgacattGGCAAACAAGGCCGGATCCGTTACTTCGTGGTGTCTTCGGAGACGGCAAAAAGAAACGTGGACCTGGAAGAATTCTGGCAGGTCAAGCCGTGCGCCCTTGCCGACTGTAAGTTTTGCCAGACCACCGAGTGCCCAGTACCGGAGGTCGGCGAGACAGCGGCGTCGCGATTCGGCCGCCGGCCCCCTCGGCCCGCCGCCGGCTCCCTGCGAATTGCTGATACCAAGCCGGCTCAGGCAAATTCCTACGATAGCCTCCCAGTGATCGATGATGTTGGATAG